The following are encoded together in the Parabacteroides chongii genome:
- the rlmD gene encoding 23S rRNA (uracil(1939)-C(5))-methyltransferase RlmD, translating to MARNKKQLPLLEKVTITDVAAEGKAIARVNEKVVFVPFVAPGDVVDIQLTRKKNSYAEGKAVHFHEYSTERATPFCEHFGVCGGCKWQHLPYEAQLRYKHKQVIDNLTRIGKIEMEEVLPILGSERTTFYRNKLEFTFSNKKWLTEEEVKSGATFDCMNAVGFHIPGMFDKVLDIHKCWLQNDISNRIRLCIKEYCLSHEGYPFFDLRNQEGFIRTLMIRTASTGDLMVVVVFFHEDKERREALLSHVAEQFPEITSLLYVINEKCNDTITDQDVLVFRGKDHIIEEMEGLQFKVGPKSFYQTNSEQAYNLYKVAREFAGLTGNEMVYDLYTGTGTIANFVSRQAKKVIGIEYVPEAIEDAKVNSALNKIDNTLFYAGDMKDILTADFINQHGRPDVIITDPPRAGMHDDVINTILFAEPKRIVYVSCNPATQARDLSLLSVKYNVKKVRPVDMFPHTHHVENVVLLELKIEN from the coding sequence TTGGCAAGAAATAAGAAGCAGTTACCCTTGCTTGAAAAGGTAACAATTACAGACGTAGCCGCTGAAGGTAAGGCGATTGCACGTGTAAATGAGAAAGTGGTGTTTGTTCCTTTTGTCGCTCCCGGCGATGTAGTAGACATCCAACTTACCCGTAAAAAGAATAGTTATGCCGAAGGGAAGGCTGTACACTTCCACGAATACTCTACAGAACGAGCCACTCCGTTTTGCGAACATTTCGGCGTATGCGGTGGTTGCAAATGGCAACATCTCCCCTATGAAGCCCAGTTAAGATACAAACATAAGCAGGTTATAGACAACCTTACCCGCATCGGAAAGATCGAGATGGAAGAGGTTTTGCCTATATTAGGTTCCGAACGTACCACCTTCTACCGAAATAAACTCGAATTCACCTTCTCCAATAAGAAATGGCTGACGGAAGAAGAAGTGAAGTCAGGAGCCACTTTCGATTGTATGAACGCTGTCGGTTTCCATATCCCGGGAATGTTCGACAAGGTACTGGATATACACAAATGCTGGTTGCAGAATGACATTTCCAACCGCATCCGTCTTTGTATCAAAGAGTATTGCTTGTCACACGAAGGCTATCCTTTCTTCGATCTAAGGAACCAGGAAGGGTTTATCCGTACATTGATGATCCGTACCGCTTCAACGGGCGACCTGATGGTGGTAGTCGTATTCTTCCACGAAGATAAGGAACGCCGCGAAGCCTTGCTCTCGCATGTGGCAGAACAATTTCCGGAGATCACCTCTTTATTATATGTAATAAACGAGAAATGCAACGATACGATCACCGACCAGGATGTTCTTGTGTTCCGTGGCAAAGACCATATCATTGAGGAGATGGAAGGGCTGCAATTCAAAGTAGGTCCCAAATCTTTCTACCAGACGAACAGTGAACAGGCTTACAACTTATATAAGGTAGCTCGCGAGTTTGCCGGATTGACCGGAAACGAAATGGTGTACGACCTTTATACAGGAACCGGAACGATTGCCAACTTCGTTTCACGCCAGGCAAAGAAAGTAATCGGTATCGAATATGTGCCCGAAGCAATCGAAGATGCCAAAGTCAATTCTGCCCTGAACAAAATCGACAACACATTATTCTATGCCGGTGACATGAAAGATATCCTTACGGCAGATTTCATAAACCAACATGGCCGTCCGGATGTTATTATTACCGATCCGCCTCGTGCCGGAATGCATGATGATGTAATCAACACCATCCTTTTTGCCGAACCGAAGCGTATCGTATATGTAAGTTGTAACCCGGCAACACAGGCCCGCGATTTAAGCCTGCTTAGCGTGAAGTATAATGTGAAGAAGGTACGCCCCGTCGATATGTTCCCACATACACATCACGTGGAAAACGTAGTACTTTTGGAATTGAAAATTGAGAATTGA
- a CDS encoding transglycosylase SLT domain-containing protein, with the protein MYRKIVSLLCLTLLLSSCSGNKQKQKEDDFVYTDLPQLKAEGEITAVTLYSSTSYFQYKMEPMGYEYDLIKDFARSEGLKLNIKVAENATRLIEMLEAGEADVVAYPIQMSNNLKENYLYCGREELTSQVLVQRANKGDTILKDVTQLIGKEVYVKPDTKYYERLKNLDKELGGGIHIKDIKKDTVTTEDLIAMVSQGEIPYTISDDNIARLNKTYFWNINVSLKVSFMQRSSWLVRKTSPKLAEAINAWASDKSGNHVYRALVKRYFELGKQPLTADLPPVKNGHISPYDELFRKHSKNIGWDWQLIASISYQESHFNPSVVSWAGAEGLMGIMPNTAKALGVTPHELKDPDVGIRTGVDCLRKFRQGFSEITDPQEKIKFTLASYNAGIGHIYDAQRLAEKYGKDPKVWDNNVAEYVRLKSDPEYYNDPVCKHGYLRGSETYNYVREVMQRFEYYKTKTKRS; encoded by the coding sequence ATGTATAGGAAAATCGTCTCCCTTTTGTGCTTAACTTTGCTTTTGAGTAGCTGTTCCGGCAATAAGCAAAAGCAAAAGGAAGACGATTTTGTCTATACCGACCTGCCCCAACTGAAAGCGGAGGGTGAGATCACGGCCGTGACACTTTACAGCTCCACTTCCTACTTCCAGTATAAAATGGAACCGATGGGTTATGAATACGATCTGATCAAAGACTTCGCCCGCTCCGAAGGGTTGAAGCTGAACATCAAAGTCGCTGAAAACGCAACCCGTTTGATCGAGATGCTGGAAGCCGGTGAAGCAGACGTTGTTGCCTACCCTATCCAGATGAGTAATAACCTGAAAGAGAACTATCTTTACTGCGGGCGCGAAGAGTTGACCAGCCAGGTGTTGGTTCAGCGTGCCAACAAAGGAGATACGATCCTTAAAGATGTGACTCAACTGATCGGGAAAGAAGTGTATGTAAAGCCGGATACCAAATATTACGAACGGCTTAAAAACCTGGATAAAGAACTGGGCGGCGGTATCCATATAAAAGACATCAAGAAAGATACGGTAACGACCGAAGACCTGATCGCCATGGTTTCGCAGGGCGAAATACCCTACACCATCAGCGACGATAATATCGCCCGTCTGAACAAGACTTATTTCTGGAACATCAACGTATCACTGAAAGTTAGCTTCATGCAGCGTTCCTCCTGGCTGGTTCGTAAGACGAGTCCGAAACTGGCAGAAGCGATCAACGCCTGGGCATCCGACAAATCGGGAAACCATGTCTACCGGGCATTGGTGAAACGTTATTTCGAGCTAGGCAAGCAACCGCTTACCGCCGACCTGCCTCCGGTAAAGAACGGGCATATTTCTCCTTATGACGAGCTGTTCAGAAAGCATTCCAAAAACATCGGCTGGGATTGGCAGCTTATCGCATCTATCTCCTATCAGGAGTCTCATTTCAACCCATCGGTCGTTTCATGGGCTGGAGCGGAAGGATTGATGGGGATCATGCCTAATACAGCCAAGGCACTCGGCGTCACTCCGCACGAACTGAAAGACCCGGATGTCGGCATCCGCACCGGCGTGGATTGCCTGCGCAAATTCCGTCAGGGCTTTTCTGAAATAACCGATCCGCAGGAGAAGATCAAGTTTACTTTAGCCTCTTACAATGCCGGTATCGGACATATCTACGACGCCCAGCGGCTGGCGGAGAAATACGGGAAAGACCCGAAAGTCTGGGATAACAACGTAGCTGAATATGTCCGCCTGAAAAGCGATCCCGAATATTACAACGACCCTGTCTGCAAGCATGGATATTTGCGTGGTTCGGAAACGTATAATTATGTGCGCGAAGTGATGCAACGTTTCGAATACTACAAGACAAAGACCAAACGTAGTTGA
- a CDS encoding ATP-binding protein: protein MNTLTFHITDIASNSVRAGATRISLEITIHEDHTTVRITDNGCGMDAETVSRITNPFYTTRTTRKVGLGIPFLIQNAEQTGGHVSITSEPGKGTAVTACFITSNIDCPPMGDLPGTVAMLISGNPGINVCFSYRKEELLFEISSEDLQSVFEDIPLSHPKVILAIREMIAANLS from the coding sequence ATGAATACGCTTACATTCCATATCACCGATATTGCCTCGAACAGTGTTCGTGCAGGCGCCACCCGTATTTCGTTGGAAATAACGATTCATGAAGACCATACGACTGTCCGTATTACGGATAACGGTTGTGGTATGGATGCAGAAACGGTCTCCCGGATAACCAATCCGTTCTATACGACCCGGACAACCCGGAAAGTAGGACTGGGAATCCCTTTCCTTATTCAGAATGCAGAACAAACCGGCGGTCATGTCAGCATCACATCGGAGCCGGGAAAAGGAACGGCGGTAACGGCTTGCTTCATTACTTCTAATATCGACTGTCCGCCTATGGGTGATCTGCCTGGAACGGTTGCTATGCTGATAAGCGGGAATCCGGGGATTAATGTCTGTTTTTCTTACAGGAAAGAGGAATTGTTATTTGAAATAAGTTCGGAGGATTTGCAGAGCGTCTTTGAAGATATCCCGTTAAGCCATCCGAAAGTCATACTTGCCATCCGGGAGATGATCGCCGCCAATCTGTCCTGA
- a CDS encoding PHP domain-containing protein → MNLYRADLHIHTCLSPCGSLEMSPTVIVETALAQGLDIIAVTDHNSTLQCPEIQKLGAEAGLTVFAGAEVCSREEAHCVVLLGTEEARVAFQQYLEMYLPPVPNDPERFGDQVWVNRQDEIIGEVPYLLLSALDRNVNQVAAFVKELGGLFIAAHVERPSFSLISQLGFIDPALPLDAIEYTDASRFARLVDKQKYLSDYTSYPASDAHYPEQIGSKPCMIQASAPLFENIKMAYAGSQEHLILPSV, encoded by the coding sequence ATGAATCTTTACCGGGCTGATCTGCATATTCATACTTGTCTTTCCCCTTGCGGAAGTCTGGAAATGAGCCCCACGGTCATTGTCGAAACAGCACTTGCCCAGGGACTGGATATTATTGCCGTAACGGATCATAACAGTACCCTGCAATGTCCTGAGATACAAAAACTGGGGGCCGAAGCCGGATTGACGGTTTTTGCCGGGGCCGAGGTTTGTTCCCGTGAGGAGGCGCATTGTGTGGTTCTTTTGGGAACGGAAGAGGCGCGTGTTGCTTTTCAGCAATATCTGGAGATGTATTTGCCGCCTGTCCCGAACGACCCTGAACGGTTCGGTGACCAGGTGTGGGTGAACCGGCAGGACGAAATAATAGGGGAGGTCCCGTATTTGTTGCTCTCTGCACTCGACCGCAATGTGAACCAGGTAGCGGCATTTGTAAAGGAACTGGGCGGTTTGTTTATTGCTGCTCATGTGGAACGTCCGTCTTTCAGCCTGATCAGCCAGCTTGGTTTCATTGATCCGGCATTGCCTTTGGATGCGATTGAATATACGGATGCGTCCCGGTTTGCAAGGCTTGTGGACAAACAAAAGTATTTGTCGGACTACACCTCTTATCCGGCTTCTGATGCCCATTACCCGGAACAAATAGGAAGTAAGCCTTGTATGATACAGGCGTCGGCTCCTTTATTTGAGAATATAAAGATGGCGTATGCCGGAAGTCAGGAACATTTGATACTTCCGTCTGTATGA
- a CDS encoding DRTGG domain-containing protein, producing MKVSDLVKELELTVFCGEENLDAVVKGGYTSDLLSDVMGHMEEGMLWITMQTHQNIVAVSTLKDAAAVLIVNGASPDEETLQKGIEEGVPLLGTPLSAFVVSGKIYQLLQNG from the coding sequence ATGAAGGTCAGTGATCTTGTAAAAGAATTGGAACTCACCGTTTTCTGCGGTGAAGAGAATCTGGATGCCGTCGTTAAAGGCGGTTATACCAGCGATCTGTTGAGTGATGTAATGGGGCATATGGAAGAAGGGATGCTATGGATCACCATGCAAACCCATCAGAACATCGTTGCCGTTTCAACCTTGAAAGATGCGGCGGCTGTTTTGATCGTGAACGGTGCTTCACCGGATGAAGAAACGTTGCAGAAGGGGATAGAAGAAGGGGTTCCTTTACTGGGGACGCCGCTTTCCGCTTTCGTTGTCAGTGGTAAAATATATCAACTCCTGCAGAACGGATGA
- a CDS encoding [Fe-Fe] hydrogenase large subunit C-terminal domain-containing protein produces the protein MEETKFYHALKINQERCIGCTHCMTKCPTRAVRIRDGKAVIRKDWCVDCGECLKACPTEAIYVEQDDFQKIFDYECRVALVPTVFIGQFSKYTTEEEIFSALYELGFTHVYQVEFTADMIHREMLRQMEQAEEKPVISSFCPAIVRLIQIRFPALVDNILLVKSPVNATATYYHQVLTEEGYQPGQIGLFYVTPCAAKIAALKSADGYSSTINGVINMDTLYNKVYHILQNRPKGYKPECVLPPALTKKEMRWSQTGGEAKHFSGRCLAIDEIHNVIDFLERMETTTEVRNVDFLELRACDRSCAGGVLAVANRFLTAERIMKRSMKRDKAPLIYASERLGALAYLKQHITIRPLPANPKLLYDGSIEEVLKKMEQVRRLMCYLPGIDCGACGNPNCQSLAEDIVRHEAQFSDCIFMQRNMEKHGKLDQEHAFRLVEKIWGKDRLNKDCYKKGAKYEGQ, from the coding sequence ATGGAAGAGACGAAGTTTTATCATGCACTTAAAATAAACCAGGAACGTTGCATCGGTTGCACGCATTGTATGACCAAATGCCCGACCCGTGCAGTCCGTATCCGTGACGGTAAAGCCGTGATACGCAAAGACTGGTGTGTCGATTGCGGGGAATGCCTGAAAGCCTGTCCGACAGAAGCCATCTATGTGGAGCAGGACGACTTCCAGAAGATATTCGACTATGAATGCCGGGTGGCGCTTGTTCCGACCGTATTTATCGGCCAGTTTTCCAAATATACGACGGAAGAGGAGATATTCAGTGCCCTGTATGAGTTGGGATTCACCCATGTGTACCAGGTCGAATTCACTGCCGATATGATCCACCGGGAGATGCTCCGGCAGATGGAACAGGCGGAGGAGAAGCCGGTAATCAGCTCTTTCTGTCCGGCAATCGTGCGGTTGATACAGATTCGTTTCCCGGCGTTGGTCGATAATATTCTTTTGGTGAAAAGTCCGGTCAATGCGACTGCTACCTATTATCATCAGGTGTTGACGGAAGAAGGTTATCAGCCCGGACAGATCGGACTCTTTTACGTGACGCCTTGTGCTGCCAAGATTGCCGCATTGAAAAGTGCGGATGGCTATTCATCCACCATTAACGGTGTGATCAATATGGATACCCTATATAATAAGGTATATCATATCCTGCAAAACCGTCCGAAAGGCTACAAGCCCGAATGTGTCCTTCCGCCCGCCCTGACCAAGAAAGAAATGAGATGGAGCCAGACGGGAGGGGAGGCAAAGCATTTCTCCGGCCGTTGCCTGGCTATCGACGAAATACACAACGTGATCGACTTTCTGGAACGGATGGAGACGACGACGGAGGTCCGGAATGTGGATTTTCTCGAACTGCGTGCCTGTGACCGCAGTTGTGCCGGAGGCGTATTGGCTGTAGCCAACCGTTTCCTGACTGCCGAGCGGATCATGAAGCGTTCGATGAAACGTGATAAGGCCCCGCTTATTTATGCTTCTGAACGGCTGGGGGCATTAGCTTACCTGAAACAACATATCACGATCCGTCCGCTTCCGGCTAATCCGAAACTGCTTTACGACGGCAGCATTGAAGAAGTGCTGAAAAAGATGGAGCAGGTACGGAGATTGATGTGTTATCTTCCGGGAATCGATTGCGGTGCATGCGGAAATCCGAACTGTCAAAGTCTGGCGGAAGATATTGTCCGTCACGAAGCCCAGTTCAGTGACTGTATTTTTATGCAGCGTAATATGGAGAAACATGGCAAGCTGGATCAGGAGCATGCTTTCCGCCTGGTAGAAAAAATATGGGGGAAGGATCGTTTAAATAAAGACTGTTATAAGAAAGGAGCCAAATATGAAGGTCAGTGA
- a CDS encoding ATP-binding protein: protein MQLRFELEGGNFSKAGYASSQVKKILKQLSIDPRIIKRVVVALYEAEVNVVAHAWRGKVLAELDADKISLLLKDEGPGIPDIPQAMQEGFSTASPAVREMGFGAGMGLPNMKKNVDELNIESEVGVGTTVRMVTWFGKKE from the coding sequence ATGCAACTGAGGTTTGAATTAGAAGGAGGAAATTTCTCGAAAGCCGGATATGCATCCAGCCAGGTCAAGAAGATACTGAAACAGCTGTCCATCGATCCCCGCATCATCAAGAGGGTGGTTGTCGCCCTGTATGAAGCCGAGGTAAATGTGGTTGCCCATGCCTGGCGGGGAAAGGTACTGGCGGAACTCGATGCCGATAAGATCTCTTTGCTGTTGAAGGATGAAGGTCCTGGCATCCCCGATATTCCGCAGGCCATGCAGGAAGGGTTCTCGACCGCTTCGCCTGCTGTGCGGGAAATGGGGTTCGGTGCGGGAATGGGATTGCCCAATATGAAAAAGAATGTAGACGAACTTAATATAGAGAGCGAGGTCGGCGTAGGCACAACCGTACGCATGGTCACCTGGTTCGGGAAGAAGGAGTAA
- a CDS encoding aminopeptidase P family protein — translation MFSKETYIARRAKLKQTIGSGLLLFLGNDESGMNYADNTYHFRQDSTFLYFFGLPYAGLSAIIDIDNDKEIIFGDELTIDAIVWMGTQPTLKEKSEAAGITEVRPFKEIETYLKAAEQKSQRIHYLPTYRAEHQIKLFQWLGIVPGTEQPSVPFIFGVVNQRNYKTAEEIVEIEKACVVTADMHLTAMRTVRPGIRESEVAAAVAEVAYANDYQLSFPIIATINGQTLHNHDHSNMIKSGDMLLLDAGAETEMGYAGDMSSTIPADSKFTTRQKDIYDIQVAAHEAAVAALRPGIPFVDVYELSCKVIMEGLKDLGFVKGDPMDAVKAGAHAMFMPCGLGHMMGLDVHDMENLGEVYVGYDGQPKSTEFGRKSLRLGRKLEPGFVLTIEPGVYFIPELMDLWRGQNKFTEFINYEKLVTYKDFSGIRNEEDYLITEDGARLLGKKIPLHTEEVEALR, via the coding sequence ATGTTTAGTAAAGAAACCTATATCGCCCGCCGGGCTAAACTAAAACAGACGATAGGCTCAGGTCTGTTACTTTTCCTTGGAAATGATGAGTCAGGAATGAACTATGCAGACAACACGTATCACTTCCGCCAGGATTCTACTTTCTTGTATTTCTTCGGACTGCCGTATGCCGGACTGTCCGCCATCATTGATATAGACAACGACAAAGAGATCATCTTCGGTGACGAACTGACCATCGACGCAATCGTATGGATGGGCACGCAACCGACTTTGAAAGAAAAGAGCGAAGCTGCCGGTATCACGGAAGTACGCCCGTTCAAGGAAATTGAAACCTATCTGAAAGCGGCTGAGCAGAAAAGCCAGCGTATCCATTACCTGCCGACATATCGTGCAGAACATCAGATCAAGTTATTCCAGTGGTTAGGCATCGTACCGGGAACCGAACAGCCTTCCGTTCCTTTCATCTTCGGTGTCGTCAACCAGCGTAATTATAAGACAGCGGAAGAAATCGTCGAGATCGAAAAGGCTTGTGTGGTCACTGCCGACATGCACCTGACTGCCATGCGTACGGTCCGTCCGGGAATCCGCGAAAGCGAAGTGGCTGCTGCCGTGGCAGAAGTGGCTTATGCCAACGACTATCAGCTCTCCTTCCCTATTATCGCGACAATCAACGGACAGACATTGCATAACCATGATCACAGTAATATGATCAAGAGCGGCGATATGTTGTTGCTCGATGCCGGTGCCGAAACGGAGATGGGCTATGCAGGCGATATGTCGTCTACTATTCCGGCCGATTCCAAATTCACCACCCGTCAGAAAGATATTTACGATATCCAGGTAGCTGCCCATGAAGCCGCTGTTGCCGCCCTTCGTCCGGGTATTCCTTTCGTCGATGTATATGAGCTGTCTTGTAAGGTCATTATGGAAGGTTTGAAAGATCTTGGTTTCGTAAAAGGCGATCCGATGGATGCTGTAAAGGCTGGTGCACATGCCATGTTCATGCCTTGTGGCCTGGGACATATGATGGGATTGGATGTACATGATATGGAAAACCTGGGTGAGGTATATGTGGGTTATGACGGACAACCGAAGAGCACTGAGTTCGGCCGTAAGTCTCTCCGCCTGGGACGTAAACTGGAACCGGGATTTGTTCTTACGATCGAACCGGGGGTTTACTTCATTCCTGAACTGATGGATTTATGGAGAGGTCAGAATAAGTTCACTGAATTTATCAATTATGAAAAGCTGGTAACTTATAAAGACTTCAGCGGTATCCGTAACGAAGAGGATTATCTGATCACGGAAGACGGAGCACGTTTGTTAGGAAAGAAGATTCCTTTGCATACGGAAGAGGTAGAAGCACTGCGATAG
- a CDS encoding family 20 glycosylhydrolase, with protein MYKQLLAACSLTGALLLSSCSPTTPAAHDVSLIPVPKEIKNANGQFVLKNGMTIGVADKQLLPAANYLSGLLSRATGYIYNVREGDGDISLAVSDIAGQNEGAYTLDVSSGKVQIKGNTYGGVISGIESLRQLLPAEIESSEVVNDITWSAPAVQITDAPRFGWRGLMLDVSRHFYTKEEVKELLDMMALYKLNKFHWHLTDDQGWRIEIKKYPLLTEKGAWRTFNNHDRECMRLAKTQDNPDYELPAEKLQIVQGDTLYGGYYTQDDIKEIVAYAGVRGIDVVPEVDMPGHMLAAVSNYSGVSCFSQTGWGTLFSSPVCPGKDSALEFCKNVYSEIIPLFPYKYVHLGADEVEKANWKKCPDCQKRMKDNGLKTEEELQAWFVHNMEKFFNENGKEMIGWDEILEGGLSPTATIMWWRTWSPNAVPEATAQGNHAILSPNANFYFDYQQDKNSLPGVYNYNPMLESLSDAQKALILGIQANLWCEYIPSFERAQYMIMPRMMAMAELAWSDPSVKSWDGFKERMVKQFPRLNIMDVNYRIPDLEGFNNTNAFVGEGTLTVTCLDPSAEIHYTTDGSTPTLESPQYKEPVKVTETTDFTFRTFRPNGKKGDIVKTRFIKSEYAPAAEATPSKKGLQAVWHEFRGSACDEIEKAPVNGTYEISEVTIPAEVKGNIGLVVTGYFNAPEDGIYTFNLMSDDGSTLKVDGELVVDNDGPHSPREVVGQKALAKGLHPIEVKYFDHNGGMLQMKVLTADGKELPNADMFTY; from the coding sequence ATGTACAAACAACTTCTTGCAGCATGCTCCCTGACCGGAGCCTTATTGCTGAGTTCATGTTCGCCCACAACGCCTGCGGCACATGATGTTTCCTTGATTCCCGTTCCGAAAGAGATTAAGAATGCGAATGGGCAGTTCGTTCTGAAGAATGGCATGACTATCGGTGTCGCCGATAAGCAGTTATTACCGGCTGCGAATTATCTTTCCGGCCTTTTATCACGTGCAACCGGCTATATATATAATGTACGCGAGGGAGACGGTGATATATCTTTGGCAGTAAGTGATATTGCCGGCCAGAATGAAGGAGCTTATACGCTGGATGTTTCTTCCGGCAAAGTTCAGATCAAAGGAAATACGTATGGCGGAGTTATTTCCGGTATCGAATCGCTTCGTCAGCTTTTGCCGGCAGAGATCGAATCATCGGAAGTAGTGAATGATATTACCTGGAGCGCCCCGGCTGTTCAGATCACCGATGCACCCCGTTTCGGATGGAGAGGGTTGATGCTGGATGTGTCGCGTCATTTCTATACCAAAGAAGAGGTAAAGGAACTGTTGGATATGATGGCTCTTTATAAGTTGAACAAATTCCATTGGCATCTGACCGACGACCAAGGATGGCGTATTGAAATCAAGAAATATCCGCTGCTGACCGAGAAGGGTGCCTGGCGTACCTTCAACAATCATGACCGGGAATGTATGAGATTGGCGAAAACACAGGATAATCCGGATTATGAATTACCGGCTGAAAAATTGCAGATTGTACAAGGCGATACTCTGTACGGTGGTTACTACACGCAAGATGATATTAAGGAAATTGTAGCGTATGCAGGTGTAAGAGGTATCGACGTAGTTCCGGAAGTAGATATGCCGGGGCATATGCTGGCTGCTGTAAGCAACTATTCGGGAGTTTCCTGTTTTAGCCAGACAGGATGGGGAACTCTGTTCTCTTCTCCGGTTTGTCCCGGAAAAGATTCAGCTCTTGAATTTTGTAAGAATGTGTATAGCGAAATCATTCCGCTTTTCCCTTATAAATATGTTCATTTGGGAGCGGATGAAGTGGAGAAAGCAAACTGGAAGAAATGTCCGGATTGCCAGAAACGGATGAAGGACAACGGGCTGAAGACAGAAGAGGAGTTGCAGGCATGGTTCGTTCATAATATGGAGAAATTCTTTAATGAGAACGGAAAAGAAATGATCGGCTGGGATGAGATACTGGAAGGCGGATTGTCTCCGACGGCAACGATCATGTGGTGGCGTACCTGGTCTCCGAACGCTGTTCCGGAAGCAACGGCACAGGGAAACCATGCTATTCTTTCCCCGAATGCAAACTTCTATTTCGATTACCAGCAGGATAAAAACTCTTTGCCGGGTGTCTATAACTACAATCCGATGCTCGAATCGTTAAGCGATGCGCAGAAGGCATTGATCCTGGGTATTCAGGCAAATCTATGGTGCGAATATATTCCTTCTTTCGAACGGGCACAGTATATGATCATGCCCCGTATGATGGCTATGGCGGAACTGGCCTGGAGCGATCCTTCCGTAAAAAGCTGGGATGGTTTTAAAGAACGGATGGTTAAGCAGTTCCCGCGCCTGAACATCATGGACGTGAATTATCGTATTCCGGACCTGGAAGGATTCAATAATACCAATGCATTTGTCGGTGAAGGTACATTGACAGTGACTTGCCTCGATCCAAGTGCGGAGATCCATTATACAACCGATGGAAGTACTCCGACTTTGGAATCTCCTCAATATAAAGAACCGGTCAAAGTGACGGAAACAACCGACTTTACTTTCCGTACATTCCGCCCGAACGGTAAGAAAGGAGACATCGTAAAGACACGTTTTATCAAGAGCGAATATGCACCGGCAGCAGAAGCAACCCCTTCAAAGAAAGGTTTGCAGGCTGTATGGCATGAGTTCAGAGGCAGTGCATGCGACGAGATAGAAAAGGCTCCGGTAAACGGTACTTATGAGATATCCGAAGTGACTATTCCGGCAGAAGTAAAAGGCAATATCGGCCTGGTCGTAACAGGTTATTTCAATGCTCCGGAAGATGGTATTTACACCTTCAACCTGATGTCTGATGACGGCAGTACATTGAAAGTCGACGGGGAATTGGTTGTCGATAATGACGGTCCTCATTCACCTCGTGAAGTTGTCGGACAAAAGGCGTTGGCAAAAGGTCTTCATCCGATTGAAGTGAAATATTTCGATCATAACGGCGGAATGCTCCAAATGAAAGTTCTGACAGCTGACGGAAAAGAGTTACCTAATGCAGATATGTTTACTTATTAA
- a CDS encoding thioredoxin-like domain-containing protein: MKVRAYVLIVAVALVTMSFGTKEARPTVGTNPGDLAPRIESLGNESNFSFQNHSGRYTLLNFWAAYDAESRARNVQLWNEINKLSSDKVAMYSVSFDEKESIFTETVKADRLSNTKQFHEELGKKSELYGKFNLKKGLKNYLIDDKGVIIAENVTPDKLTEILNRI; this comes from the coding sequence ATGAAGGTAAGAGCTTATGTTCTCATTGTAGCGGTTGCATTGGTGACAATGTCGTTCGGTACAAAAGAAGCAAGACCTACCGTGGGTACTAATCCAGGTGATCTGGCTCCGAGAATAGAGTCTTTAGGAAATGAAAGTAATTTCAGTTTCCAAAATCATTCAGGACGTTACACATTGCTGAATTTCTGGGCAGCTTACGATGCTGAATCGCGGGCCCGTAACGTTCAATTATGGAATGAGATTAACAAGTTGAGTTCGGACAAAGTGGCTATGTATTCTGTATCTTTCGACGAGAAAGAATCAATCTTTACCGAGACGGTAAAAGCAGACAGATTAAGCAATACAAAGCAATTTCATGAAGAACTTGGTAAAAAGTCAGAGTTGTATGGAAAGTTTAACCTGAAGAAAGGTTTGAAGAACTATCTGATCGACGACAAAGGAGTTATCATCGCCGAAAATGTTACTCCGGACAAACTGACTGAAATTTTGAATAGAATTTAA